The region CACCGGCGGGGTCTGCTACCTGTACTTCCCGGCCCAGCCCAGCCCGGGCCAGCGGCGGGCGCTCGCGGCGGTCGGGGTGGTGTGAACCGGGGGCGCTCCGGGCACTCCTGAGCTTCGGCGGCGGCCTGCCGGACCACAGAATTGGTAGAGACCAATTGTGTGGGTTCCTCTAAAGGTCTGGACCAACTCATTGACGGGTTCGTGTCAGCGCAGCATTCTGCTGGCACGTTCCCCCACAGGAGGTCCAGACGTGAAGCGTCTCCATGCACTGGGTTCCGGCGTGGCCGCCGCGGCCCTCGCCGTCGCCGGGCTCGGCGCCAGCACCGCGCTCGGCGCGGGACAGGCCAGCGGCGCCACGGCGGCGCCGAACGCCCTGAGCAACCAGTGGTACGCCGCCGCTCCCTACCTGATGCCGACCGACAACAACCCGCCGGACGCGACCGCGATCATGGACGCCACCGGCCTCAAGGCCTTCCAGCTCGCCTTCATCCTGGCGCCCAACGGCGGCGGTTGCAGCCCCACCTGGGGCGGCACCAGCGCGGTGTCCTCCGACACCGCGGTCGCCGGCGTCATCTCGGCGATCAGGGCCAAGGGCGGTGACGTCTCGGTCTCCATCGGCGGCTACGGCGGCACCAAGCTCGGCCAGGCGTGTTCCGACGCGGCGTCCACCGCCGCGGCCTACCAGCAGGTGATCAGCAAGTACCAGCTCAAGGCGATCGACTTCGACCTGGAGGAGCCGGAGTACGAGAACACCGCGGCCGTCGCGCACGAGATCGGCGCGGCCAAGATCCTGCAGCAGAACAACCCGGGCCTGTTCGTGTCGGTGACCACCGCCGGCACCGCGGCCGGCACCGGCTGGTTCGGCCAGCAGATGCTCAACGAGGCCAAGTCGCAGGGCTTCACGCCCAACAACTTCTCCATCATGCCCTTCGACGGCGGCTTCAACGGCGCCGCCTCGCAGACCGCCGCGCTGACCGCCTTCAACGGCCTGCTCAAGTCCACCTTCGGCTGGGACACCGCCACCGCGTACGCCCACGAGGGCTTCTCCGGCATGAACGGCCGCAGCGACTCGGGCGAGTACTTCTACCAGGCGGACTTCCAGACCGTGCTGGACTACGCGACCAGCCACGGGATGGGCCGCTTCACCTTCTGGTCGCTCAACCGGGACCGCCAGTGCAGCCCGCCGGACAACGGCACCACGTCCGGTACGTGCAGCAGCGTGGCGCAGGGCAACTGGGACTTCGCCAAGTACTCGGTGAAGTTCGCCGGCGCCACCCCGCCCAGCACCCCGCCGCCCACCACTCCGCCGACCAGCCCGCCGACCAGCCCGCCCGGTGGCGGCAGCTGCACGGTCGCGGCCTGGACCGCGTCCGCGGTCTATGTCGGCGGAAACGAGGTGTCCCACAGCGGCCACAAGTGGAAGGCCAAGTGGTGGACCACCAACGAGGAGCCCGGAACCACGGGTGAGTGGGGCGTGTGGCAGGACGAGGGCACCTGCTGACGGCTCATAGGTTGGCCGAAAACTGATGGTGGGTCCGCGGCGATCAGGCCGCGGACCCACCCTTGTGTCGGCCCCCGCCCGGTCTGGCGTGCGCAAAATAGCCGTGGCGCGTTTTCGCACCTACACATGCCGGTGGTTGTTGACCGAAAACGGACGTCGCACCACCGGTTCAGTGTTTCGTTCGGTACAGGTGATCAGTAGCCTCGCAGAGTAAGCGGCCCACCGTCCGGGAGACCCGGACGAGTTGACCCGGCACCACGATCTGGAGACTCCCACCGTGACCGACCGGCCTTCCTGGGCACCGCCCGGCATCGACATCACCGTGCCCAGCGTGTCGCGGGTGTACGACTACTTCCTCGGCGGTTCGCACAACTTCGAGGTGGACAGGGAAGCGGCCCGGCACGCGCTGCAGGCGATGCCCGGCATTTCCAGGATCGGCCAGGCCAACCGGGCCGCCATGCGCCGCGCGGTGCGCTTCGCCATGGACCGCGGCATCGACCAGTTCCTCGACATCGGCTCCGGCATACCGACGTTCGGCAACGTCCACGAGGTCGCCCACTCGCTCAACCCGGACGCCAACGTGGTCTACGTCGACAACGACCCGGTCGCGGTCGAGCACAGCAAGGCCGTGCTCGACGGCCACCAGCACGCCGCCATCGCCGCCGCCGACCTGCGCGACCCGCGCTCGATCCTGGAGCACCCCGAGACGCGGCGGCTGCTGGACCTCGACCGGCCGGTCGGGCTGCTGCTGGTGGCCGTGCTGCACTTCCTGCCCGAGCAGGACGACCCCTACGGCGTCGTCGCCACCCTGCGCGACGCGCTCGCCCCCGGCAGCGTCATGCTCATCACCTGCGCCACCCTGGAGGACGGCCCGCTCAGGGACAGCCAGCTCGGCGTCCAGGCCGCCTACCAGCGCACCAGCACCCCGCTGCTGATGCGTACCAAGCCCGAGGTGGAACGGTTCTTCGACGGCTTCGACCTGCTGGAGCCCGGGGTCGTCCCGCCGCCGTGCTGGCGCCCCGACACCCCGCCGGACGAGGACGACCCCGCGGTGCGGCACGGGCTCGCCGGTGTGGGGCTGAAACCGTGACCGCGTGGCCCGCCGTCGCCGGGTACACGGCGGCGAGCGGAAGTCCGGCGGCGAGCGGTACGGCGGTGGCCGGCGACAACCTGGCGCGGTTCGCCGCGATCTGGAGCCGGGCCATCTACCCGGTCACCGCGACCTCGATGACCAGGCCCGAGTTCGAGCAGCACCTGCTGCCGCTGGCCGGCGTCCTGCGCGACGCGCTGCACGCCTACCGCTTCGAACCGCGCGACGCCGTCCCGGTCGGCGCGGGGCTGGTCGCCGCGCACTGCACCGACCCGGAGGCGCTGCCCAGCATCCTCGGCGTGATCGACGCCTACCTGGTGCTCTACTGCGGCCCCGGCCTCGACCTGCCCGCCGACGAGATCCGGGTGCGCTGCTCACGGCTCCAGCACGCGGTCGCCGTCGGCTTCTCCCGGGCGCTGCGCGAACGCACCCTGCACGAGCAGGAGTCGATCTCCCGGGCCGCGCTGAACGCCAAGTCCGAGGCGGAGAGCGCGCTGGCCGCCAGCGAGGCCCGCTTCCGCGCGGTCTTCGAGGGCGCCGCCGTCGGCATCGGCATCGCCGACCTCGACGGCACCGTCGTGGAGATCAACGAGGCGCTGACCCGGATGTTCGGCAGCGAGGCGCACATCATGCGCCGCAAGGCCAGCGAGTGGGTGCACCCGGACAACGCACCCGAGATGCAGAACCTCAACCGCGAACTGGTCTCCGGCGAACGCGACCACTACCACATCGAGAAGGCCTACCCGAAGGCCGACGGCTCCGTGCTGTGGGCCAACGTCCAGGTCTCGCTGCTGCGCGACGCGGCCGGCCTGCCGCAGTACCAGCTGGCCCTGCTCGAGGACATCACCGAGCGCCGCCGGCTGCTGGAGCGGCTGCGCCACCAGGCCACCCACGACGCGCTCACCGGACTGCCCAACCGGGCGCTGTTCTTCGAACGCCTGGACCGCGCGCTCAGCGACACCGACGACCACGGCAACGACCTGGGCGACCGCAGGATCGGCGTCTGCTACCTCGACCTCGACGGCTTCAAGGCGGTCAACGACAGCCTCGGCCACGCCGTCGGCGACCGGCTGCTGGTCGCCGTCGCCGACCGGCTGCGCGGCTGCGTGACCTCGCCCGACCAGCTGGTCGCCAGGATCGGCGGCGACGAATTCGTCGCGGTCTACGCCGACCCGCCGAGCCTGCGCGCCGTCACCGACCTGGCGGGCCGCATCCTGAACGCGCTGTCCACCCCCGTGCTGCTCGACGACCGCCAGCTCCCGGTGCACGGCAGCATCGGCATCGTCCACGGCCCGGTCGGCGCGCGCGGCCCCGCCGATGTGCTGCGCAGCGCCGACATCACGATGTACCGCGCCAAGGAGCGCGGCGGCAACCGCTACGAGGTCGCCGACGCCGCCGCCGACGCCCGCGCCATCACCCGGCACGGGCTGACCAACCAGCTGCCCAGCGCGCTGCGGCACGGCGAGTTCTTCGTGGAGTACCAGCCGCTGATCGGCCTGGAGAACGGCGCCGTGCTCGGCGCCGAGGCCCTGGTGCGCTGGTGCCACCCGGTGCACGGGGTGCTCGGCCCCGACCAGTTCATCCCGCTCGCCGAGAGCACCGGGCAGATCGTGCCGCTCGGCCGCTGGGTGCTGGAGCAGGCGGCGCTGCAGGCCCGTGACTGGCAGGACCGTCACTGCATGGGCCCCGCGCCCCGGATCAACGTCAACCTCTCGCCGGTGCAGCTGGGCCACCCCGACCTGGTGGCCGAGGTCGCCGCGGTGCTCGACGAGACCGGTCTGCGGCCCAGCGCGCTGTGCCTGGAGGTCACCGAGAGCGCGCTGATCGGCGCCGACGAGGACGCGCTCAAGCCGCTGCGCCGGATCGCCGACCTCGGGGTCGCGATAGCGCTGGACGACTTCGGCACCGGATACTCCAACCTGTCGTCGCTGCGATGGCTTCCGGTCAGTGTGCTCAAGCTCGACCGGTCCTTCACCCGCGGCATGCGGCAGCAGCCCGCCGACCCGGTGGAGATGAAGATCGTCGAGGGCATCGTCTCGCTCGCCCACACCCTCAACCTCACCGTGACGGTCGAGGGCGTCGAGACCCGCATCCAGGCGGAACACCTGCGCGCCCTGGGCTGCGACACCGCCCAGGGCTGGTATTACGGCAAGGCGGGACCGGCCGACCAGCTGCACCGGCTGGCCCGCGCCGACGCGCGCTGACCGTCCGCACCGGCGCCGTGCGACGCGCACCGGCCCGCGTGGGCGGGCGGTACGGGCCGATGTGATGAAATCCCCAGGTACACCGCATTCGGACCGGGGAGTTCGCACTGAGTACCGCAGCCGCAGAGACGCTGTCCGTCGCCGCGCTGCTCGTCGTCCTGGGCTTCGCGGTGCTCCGGCCGCACGGCTGGCCCGAGGCCGTGGCCGCGGTGCCGGCCGCGGCGCTGCTCACCGCGGTCGGCGCGGTGCCGCCGTCCGCCGCCTGGCACCAGATCAAGGAACTGGCCCCCGTCGTCGGCTTCCTGGCCGCCGTGCTGGTGCTGGCCGAACTGTGCGCGCAGGACGGGCTGTTCACCGCCGCGGGCGACGCCATCGCGCAGGCGTGCAGGGGCGAACCGCAGCGGCTGCTCGGCGGGGTCTTCGCCGTCGCGGCCGTGGTGACCGCGGTGCTCAGCCTGGACGCCACGGTGGTGCTGCTCACCCCGGTGGTCATCGCGACCGCCGCCCGGGCCGGCGCCCGCGCCCGCCCGCACGTCTACGCCTGCGCCCACCTGGCCAACTCCGCCTCGCTGCTGCTGCCGGTCTCCAACCTGACCAATCTGCTGGCCTTCACCGCGGCCGGGGTGACCTTCACCCGTTTCGCGCTGCTGATGGCCGTGCCGTGGCTGCTGGCCGTCGGCATCGAATACCTGGTCTTCCGCCGCTTCTTCGCCGCCGACCTGAAGGTCACCGAACACCCGCCCGAGCGCGGCGAACCGCCCGCCGTACCGGTCTTCACCCTGGTGGTGCTCGGCCTGACGCTCGCCGGCTTCGCGGTCACCTCGCTGGCGGGGTTCAATCCCGCGTGGGCGGCCCTGGCCGGCGCGCTGGTGCTCGGCGGACGGGCGCTGCGCCGCCGCCGGGCCACCGTGGGCGGGCTGGTGGCCGCGGCGGGGCCGCTGTTCTGCCTGTTCGTGCTCGCGCTCGGCGTGGTCGTCGAGGCGGTGGTACGCAACGGGCTGTCCGACGCCGCGGACCGGATCCTGCCCTCGGGCAGCGGGCTGCTCGCGCTGCTGGGGACCGCCGCCTTCGCCGCGGTCCTGGCCAACGTCATCAACAACCTGCCCGCCGTCCTCGCGCTGCTCCCGCTGGCCGAGAGCGCGGGACCGGGACCGGTGCTCGCCGTGCTGATCGGCGTCAACCTCGGCCCCAACCTCAGCTACGCCGGGTCGCTGGCCACCCTGCTGTGGCGGCGCGTGCTCCACGACCACGGCACCGAGGCGTCGCTGCGCACCTTCACCCGGCTGGGGCTGCTCACCGTGCCGCCGACGCTGGTGGCCTCCACCGTCGCGCTGTGGGCGGGGCTGCGGCTCACCGGCACCTAGGGGTGTCGTGGGGCCGCGGCCCCGCCCACGTCAGTCCTGCTTCTCGAAGGAGGTCGGCGACCCCGCCACCTGCGAGCCGCTGCCCAGCCGCAGATGCTTCGCGTCGGTCATCGACAGGGTGTACAGGCCGCCGGAAATGCAGCGCAGATTCGAATCCGGGTCGCTGGGGACACTGGTGACCGCCCGGAAGACCATGGTGGCGCCCTGCGCCTGGGAGAGCTGGAGCTTCTCGGTGCAGCCGGCGTCGGAGCCCGAGCCCGCCAGCCGGACGGCGCTGGACTGCTGCCCGACGGTGCTGCCCAGCCCGCCGCCGGTCAGGGTGAGGGTGACCTTGATGTCCTCGGTGCCCTGGCTGAGGCTGCCGGTACCTTCGCCGTACCAGGTGCCGACCCAGGCGGCGGGCAGCGCGTCGGCGCCCGACGACGGGGCCGACGGGCTGCCCGTGCCCTTGTCGCCGGAGCCGCCCCCCGAGCCGCCGGTCTGGCTGAGCACCACCGCGACCACGGCGCCCACCACGGCGACCGCGGCCACGACGGCCACCAGGCTCGTACGCCGCCGCCGCCGCGGGCCGGGCGGCGCCGGGTAGGAGCGGGCCGGGCCACCGTAGGGGCCGTAGGACGGCGTGACCGGCGCCGGGCCGACGGGGGCCGTCGCCGCGTACGCGGCCGGGGCCGGACGGGCGGGCGCCGGCGCCGCGTACGCCGTGCTCGCCGGGCCGTACGGCGAAGGGCCGAGGCCCGCGGTCGGCGTCGCTCCGAGCGCGGCCCGCGCCAGCGAGTCCCTGGCCCGCAGCTCGGCGGCCAGCTCCGGCAGCGCCGCCGGCCAGCCGCCGGGGGCCGCGGAGCCGGGCAGCAGGCCCGCCGCGGCCCGCGCGTCGGGGCGGTCCCCGGGGTCCTTGGCCAGGCACGCGCGGACCAGCGGCAGTACCGACTCGGGCACACCGCTCAGGTCGGCGTCCTCGTGCACCACCCGGTAGAGCAGCGCGGGCGCCGACGGCTCCTCACCCGGACGGTGGAAAGGCCCGCGCCCGGTGGCGGCGTAGACCACCACCGCGCCCAGCGCGAACAGGTCGCCCGGCTCGGACGCCACCCCCGCGGTCGCCTGCTCGGGCGGCATGTAGCCGGGGGAGCCGATCATCCCGCCGGTACGGGTGTGCCGGGAGTCCTCCGCGGCCCTGGCGATGCCGAAGTCGATCAGCAGCGGGCGCTGCCCGGCCAGCAGCACGTTGGACGGCTTGACGTCGCGGTGCGCCAGGCCGGCGTCATGGACGGTCCGCAGCGCCGCGCACAATTCGGCGGCCAGCGACGCCACCGCGGGCGCCGGCAGCGGGCCGCGCGCCGCGACCCAGTCGGTCAGCGACGGCGCCGGCACGTACTCGGTCGCCAGCCACTGGGGACTGCCGCCCGGCGGGCTGAAATCCACCACCGCGACCGTCCACGGCGACCGCACCCGGTCGGCGTGCCGGATCTCCCGCGCGAACCGGTCGCCGAAGCCGGGATCGAGGGCGAACTCCGACCGTACGGTCTTCAGCGCCAGCGCCCTGCCCGCCGGGGTCCGCGCCAGAAAGACCTGCCCCATACCGCCCGCTCCCAGCCGTGCGAACAGCGGATACCCGCCGATCGACCGCGGGTCGCCGGCCCCCAAGCTCTCCATGCGCGAAGCGTACGACGGCCCGCCCGCCCGCCCGCGCCGCTTCGGGAAACCGGTGGCCGCGCCCCGGATCCGCGGGTCCCGCCGGGCCGAGGCACCGGTGACGGAGTGTCGCCCGATCAGGCATACTCCAACCGCCGGTCCCGTTGATCGACCCGTGCCGTGATCCGGTACGGGAGTGGCGTGGCCGGGTATGCCCATCGGACGGCACCGCCCACCCACGGTGGTATGCCGCCGTCGCCCCCGAGAGGGAGGAGTGCGCCGCCATGCAGCAGTACGGCCCGCAGCCGGTGTCCCGCCAACTGCCCACCGAGGAGGCGCGGGATCTGCTCGCGCTCACCCGGGACCTGGCCCAGCGGGAGATCGCCCCCGCCGCGGCCGCCGATGAGGAGGCCGGGCGCTTCCCCCGCGAGACGTTCGCCCTGATCGGTGAGGCCGGGCTGCTCGGCCTGCCCTATCCGGAGGAGTACGGCGGCGGAGGCCAGCCGTACGAGGTGTATCTCCAGGTGCTGGAGGAACTGGCGGCGGCCCGGCTGACCGTCGGCCTCGGGGCCAGCGTGCACACCCTGTCCTGCCACGCCGTCGCCCACTACGGCAGCAAGGAGCAGCGCGCCGAGCACCTGCCCGGCATGCTCGGCGGCGCCCTGCTGGGCGCGTACTGCCTCTCCGAGCCGACCTCTGGCTCCGACGCCGCGGCGCTGCGGACCCGGGCGGCCCGCGACGGCGACGTCTGGACGATCGACGGCACCAAGTCCTGGATCACCCACGGCGGCATCGCCGACTTCTACACGGTGCTCGCCCGCAGCGGCGGCGAGGGCGCGCACGGCATCTCGGCGTACCTCGTACCGGGTGACACCCCCGGCCTGTCGGCGGCCGTGCCCGAGCGGAAGATGGGCCTGAAGGGCTCACCCACCGCGCAGGTGAATTTCGACGCCGTCACGGTGCCCGACACCCGCAGGATCGGGGAGCCGGGCCAGGGCTTCGCCATCGCGCTCGGCGCGCTGGACTCCGGGCGGCTCGGCATCGCCGCCTGCGCGACCGGCCTGGCGCAGGCAGCACTCGACGCCGCGCTCGGATACGCCCTGGAGCGGCGGCAGTTCAACCGGCCGATCGCCGACTTCCAGGGCCTGCGCTTCATGCTCGCCGACATGGCCACCAGGATCGAGGCCGGCCGGGCGCTCTACCTGGCGGCGGCCCGGCTGCGCGACGCGGGACTGCCGTTCTCGGCGCGGGCGGCCATGGCCAAGCTCTTCTGCACCGACACCGCGATGCAGGTGACCACGGACGCCGTCCAGGTGCTCGGCGGGTACGGCTACACCGCCGACTTCCCCGTGGAGCGCTACATGCGCGAGGCGAAGGTGCTGCAGATCGTGGAGGGCACCAACCAGATCCAGCGGATGGTCATCGCCCGTCATCTGGCCGGCCCCGAGTCCAGGGGCTGACGGCCTCGCCCGCGGCCCGCGGGAAAATGCCGGGCCGGCGTCGTCCACGCCGGCCGGGCGCCGCGACGGTGGAACTAGGCGGCGAGCCCCTGCTCCGGCATGGAAATGGGGCGCGACTCGGGGCCGCCGACGTGCGAGAACGGCTGCGTACGCCAGTCGAGGCCGGCGGGCAGCGTGAGCAGCCTCGCGAGGTCCTGCTGCGCGACCGCGTCCGCGCCGCCGCCGGCCGGGCGGGCGTCGGCCACCGCGCGGCCCGAGCCCCCGCACACGGTCAGGCCGAACGGATTCCACGGCGTGGGGCACAGCGCGTGCTGCGGCAGCTGCTCCTCGTCGGTGAAGACCGCGATGGGCCGCCCGCAGTCGGGGCAGGACAGCCGGACGACATCGCCGAAGTCCTCCTCGAACACCTCATCGGCGTCCAGTCCTTCGGCACCGTCCATGAGGTCGTCCGACACGTCGGTGTCGGAGTCCGCCGGCTCGGCGGCCGGGAAGGCGAACGCGTCGCGTTCGTGGCCCTCCTCGAACGCGGGCCTGATCCGCTCGCTGCGGCTGTGGCGCACGTGATTACGCATGCTGCGTCTCCCCTTGGGTGGGATGCCCTTCATCGGGTCGGCCCGGCGTCACGCCCATGGCCATAGCGAGCACTTCCCGCCACGCTACGCGAGTAACCACGCCATAGCGGACCGAGCCGTCCACCCGGTGTGGCCTTCGTCACACTCGTCGTTATGGCTGGTTCATGCGCCCCTGCCGTGCGCCCGCGCACCCCCTTGTGCTCCCGTGCGGTGCCTTGCCGTTCGGCCGGATATGGTGCCAACGGGCGAGGCCAGGACAGGTCCCGCCGGGAGCGGAAGCGTGACGTGATGCGAAGCAACTGGGCCGGGAACCTGACCTTCTCCGCGGCCGAAGTGCGCCGTCCCGCCACCGTCGCGGAACTGCGCTCGCTCGTCGCCGCCGGCCGCCGGGTCAAAGCACTCGGCAGCGGCCACTCGTTCAGCGACATCGCCGACACCGACGGCACCCTGATCGATCTGTCCGCGCTGCCGCCCGAGATCGACGTGGACACCGCCGCCCGTACCGTCCGGGTCGCCGCCGGTGTGCGCTACGCCGAACTCGCCGCACACCTGCACGCCCGCGGTTTCGCGCTGCCCAACATGGCCTCGCTGCCGCACATCTCGGTCGGCGGCTCCGTCGCCACCGGCACCCACGGCTCGGGCGACGCCAACGGCGGCCTGGCCACCTCGGTCTCCGCGATCGACCTGGTCACCGCGGACGGCGGCGTCCACGCCATGAGCCGGGACGCGGACGGCGACACCTTCGACGGCGCCGTCGTCGCGCTCGGCGCCCTCGGCGTCGTCACCCACCTCACCCTGGACCTGCGGCCGGGGTTCGAGATACGCCAACGGGTCCTCACCGGCCTCGAACTCGCCGACGCCACCGCGGACTTCGACGCGATCACCGCGGCCGCGTACAGCGTGAGCCTGTTCACCGACTGGCGCGGGCCGCGCTTCACACAGGTGTGGCTCAAGCAGCTCGCCGACGCCCCCGGCGCCGACTTCCCGTGGGCCGAGCCCGCCGGCACCAAGCTGCACCCGGTGCCCGGCGTCGACCCCCTGCACTGCACCGAACAGCACGATGTGCCAGGCCCCTGGCACGAGCGGCTGCCGCACTTCCGGCCCGGCTTCACGCCCAGCAACGGCGAGGAGCTGCAGTCCGAGTACCTGGTGCCCCGCGCGCACGCCGCCGCCGCGCTGACCGCCCTGGACGGCGTGCGCGACACCGTCGCGCCGGTCCTGCAGATCTGCGAGGTCCGCACGGTCGCCGCCGACCGGCTCTGGCTCAGCCCCGCCCACGGCCGCGACACCGTCGCCCTGCACTTCACCTGGGTCAAGGACACCCCGCGGGTCCTCCCGGTGCTCACCGCCGTCGAAGCGGCCCTGGCCCCGTACGAACCGCGCCCGCACTGGGGCAAGCTCTTCACCACCGCCCCCGCCGAGGTCCGGGCCCGCTACCCGCGCATGGGCGACTTCCTCGCGCTGGCCGCCGCCACCGACCCGGCCGGCACCTTCTCCAACGGCTACCTCGATCGGATGCTGCACGCATGACCGAAACCACCGGCGGGCCGGTAAGGTCGTCGGCTGTGGAGGAGCTGGATCGTCAGATCGTGGAACTGCTCATGGCCGACGGGCGGATGAGCTACACGGACCTGGGCAAGGCCACCGGCCTTTCCACCTCGGCGGTGCACCAGCGGGTCCGCCGGCTGGAACAGCGCGGGGTCATCCGCGGGTACGCCGCGATCGTCGACGCCGAGGCCGTCGGGCTCTCGCTGACCGCGTTCATCTCGGTCAAGCCGTTCGATCCCAGCGCGCCCGACGACATCCCCGAGCGGCTGGCCGACGTCGCCGAGATCGAGGCGTGCCACTCCGTGGCGGGGGACGAGAACTACATCCTCAAGGTGCGGGTCGCGACCCCGATCGAGCTGGAGCACCTCCTCAGCCGGATCCGCACCCTCGCCGGCGTCTCCAGCCGCACGACGGTGGTCCTCTCCACCCCGTACGAGTCCCGCCCGCCGCGCATCTGAGGGCCGCCCGCCGCGCGCCCCGGCCCTCACCGCGGGAAGGCCGCGGGGCACGCGGACAGGGTCGGACGGGGGGACCCCGGGGGCGGGGAGGCGTGTCCGCCCGGCAGACTGT is a window of Streptomyces sp. NBC_01477 DNA encoding:
- a CDS encoding acyl-CoA dehydrogenase family protein, with protein sequence MQQYGPQPVSRQLPTEEARDLLALTRDLAQREIAPAAAADEEAGRFPRETFALIGEAGLLGLPYPEEYGGGGQPYEVYLQVLEELAAARLTVGLGASVHTLSCHAVAHYGSKEQRAEHLPGMLGGALLGAYCLSEPTSGSDAAALRTRAARDGDVWTIDGTKSWITHGGIADFYTVLARSGGEGAHGISAYLVPGDTPGLSAAVPERKMGLKGSPTAQVNFDAVTVPDTRRIGEPGQGFAIALGALDSGRLGIAACATGLAQAALDAALGYALERRQFNRPIADFQGLRFMLADMATRIEAGRALYLAAARLRDAGLPFSARAAMAKLFCTDTAMQVTTDAVQVLGGYGYTADFPVERYMREAKVLQIVEGTNQIQRMVIARHLAGPESRG
- a CDS encoding Lrp/AsnC family transcriptional regulator, with translation MEELDRQIVELLMADGRMSYTDLGKATGLSTSAVHQRVRRLEQRGVIRGYAAIVDAEAVGLSLTAFISVKPFDPSAPDDIPERLADVAEIEACHSVAGDENYILKVRVATPIELEHLLSRIRTLAGVSSRTTVVLSTPYESRPPRI
- a CDS encoding SAM-dependent methyltransferase, coding for MTDRPSWAPPGIDITVPSVSRVYDYFLGGSHNFEVDREAARHALQAMPGISRIGQANRAAMRRAVRFAMDRGIDQFLDIGSGIPTFGNVHEVAHSLNPDANVVYVDNDPVAVEHSKAVLDGHQHAAIAAADLRDPRSILEHPETRRLLDLDRPVGLLLVAVLHFLPEQDDPYGVVATLRDALAPGSVMLITCATLEDGPLRDSQLGVQAAYQRTSTPLLMRTKPEVERFFDGFDLLEPGVVPPPCWRPDTPPDEDDPAVRHGLAGVGLKP
- a CDS encoding carbohydrate-binding protein yields the protein MKRLHALGSGVAAAALAVAGLGASTALGAGQASGATAAPNALSNQWYAAAPYLMPTDNNPPDATAIMDATGLKAFQLAFILAPNGGGCSPTWGGTSAVSSDTAVAGVISAIRAKGGDVSVSIGGYGGTKLGQACSDAASTAAAYQQVISKYQLKAIDFDLEEPEYENTAAVAHEIGAAKILQQNNPGLFVSVTTAGTAAGTGWFGQQMLNEAKSQGFTPNNFSIMPFDGGFNGAASQTAALTAFNGLLKSTFGWDTATAYAHEGFSGMNGRSDSGEYFYQADFQTVLDYATSHGMGRFTFWSLNRDRQCSPPDNGTTSGTCSSVAQGNWDFAKYSVKFAGATPPSTPPPTTPPTSPPTSPPGGGSCTVAAWTASAVYVGGNEVSHSGHKWKAKWWTTNEEPGTTGEWGVWQDEGTC
- a CDS encoding FAD-binding protein; translated protein: MRSNWAGNLTFSAAEVRRPATVAELRSLVAAGRRVKALGSGHSFSDIADTDGTLIDLSALPPEIDVDTAARTVRVAAGVRYAELAAHLHARGFALPNMASLPHISVGGSVATGTHGSGDANGGLATSVSAIDLVTADGGVHAMSRDADGDTFDGAVVALGALGVVTHLTLDLRPGFEIRQRVLTGLELADATADFDAITAAAYSVSLFTDWRGPRFTQVWLKQLADAPGADFPWAEPAGTKLHPVPGVDPLHCTEQHDVPGPWHERLPHFRPGFTPSNGEELQSEYLVPRAHAAAALTALDGVRDTVAPVLQICEVRTVAADRLWLSPAHGRDTVALHFTWVKDTPRVLPVLTAVEAALAPYEPRPHWGKLFTTAPAEVRARYPRMGDFLALAAATDPAGTFSNGYLDRMLHA
- a CDS encoding SLC13 family permease, whose amino-acid sequence is MSTAAAETLSVAALLVVLGFAVLRPHGWPEAVAAVPAAALLTAVGAVPPSAAWHQIKELAPVVGFLAAVLVLAELCAQDGLFTAAGDAIAQACRGEPQRLLGGVFAVAAVVTAVLSLDATVVLLTPVVIATAARAGARARPHVYACAHLANSASLLLPVSNLTNLLAFTAAGVTFTRFALLMAVPWLLAVGIEYLVFRRFFAADLKVTEHPPERGEPPAVPVFTLVVLGLTLAGFAVTSLAGFNPAWAALAGALVLGGRALRRRRATVGGLVAAAGPLFCLFVLALGVVVEAVVRNGLSDAADRILPSGSGLLALLGTAAFAAVLANVINNLPAVLALLPLAESAGPGPVLAVLIGVNLGPNLSYAGSLATLLWRRVLHDHGTEASLRTFTRLGLLTVPPTLVASTVALWAGLRLTGT
- a CDS encoding serine/threonine-protein kinase, encoding MESLGAGDPRSIGGYPLFARLGAGGMGQVFLARTPAGRALALKTVRSEFALDPGFGDRFAREIRHADRVRSPWTVAVVDFSPPGGSPQWLATEYVPAPSLTDWVAARGPLPAPAVASLAAELCAALRTVHDAGLAHRDVKPSNVLLAGQRPLLIDFGIARAAEDSRHTRTGGMIGSPGYMPPEQATAGVASEPGDLFALGAVVVYAATGRGPFHRPGEEPSAPALLYRVVHEDADLSGVPESVLPLVRACLAKDPGDRPDARAAAGLLPGSAAPGGWPAALPELAAELRARDSLARAALGATPTAGLGPSPYGPASTAYAAPAPARPAPAAYAATAPVGPAPVTPSYGPYGGPARSYPAPPGPRRRRRTSLVAVVAAVAVVGAVVAVVLSQTGGSGGGSGDKGTGSPSAPSSGADALPAAWVGTWYGEGTGSLSQGTEDIKVTLTLTGGGLGSTVGQQSSAVRLAGSGSDAGCTEKLQLSQAQGATMVFRAVTSVPSDPDSNLRCISGGLYTLSMTDAKHLRLGSGSQVAGSPTSFEKQD
- a CDS encoding putative bifunctional diguanylate cyclase/phosphodiesterase produces the protein MAGDNLARFAAIWSRAIYPVTATSMTRPEFEQHLLPLAGVLRDALHAYRFEPRDAVPVGAGLVAAHCTDPEALPSILGVIDAYLVLYCGPGLDLPADEIRVRCSRLQHAVAVGFSRALRERTLHEQESISRAALNAKSEAESALAASEARFRAVFEGAAVGIGIADLDGTVVEINEALTRMFGSEAHIMRRKASEWVHPDNAPEMQNLNRELVSGERDHYHIEKAYPKADGSVLWANVQVSLLRDAAGLPQYQLALLEDITERRRLLERLRHQATHDALTGLPNRALFFERLDRALSDTDDHGNDLGDRRIGVCYLDLDGFKAVNDSLGHAVGDRLLVAVADRLRGCVTSPDQLVARIGGDEFVAVYADPPSLRAVTDLAGRILNALSTPVLLDDRQLPVHGSIGIVHGPVGARGPADVLRSADITMYRAKERGGNRYEVADAAADARAITRHGLTNQLPSALRHGEFFVEYQPLIGLENGAVLGAEALVRWCHPVHGVLGPDQFIPLAESTGQIVPLGRWVLEQAALQARDWQDRHCMGPAPRINVNLSPVQLGHPDLVAEVAAVLDETGLRPSALCLEVTESALIGADEDALKPLRRIADLGVAIALDDFGTGYSNLSSLRWLPVSVLKLDRSFTRGMRQQPADPVEMKIVEGIVSLAHTLNLTVTVEGVETRIQAEHLRALGCDTAQGWYYGKAGPADQLHRLARADAR